From Streptomyces sp. NBC_01460, a single genomic window includes:
- the purE gene encoding 5-(carboxyamino)imidazole ribonucleotide mutase, with amino-acid sequence MTAPGSAPVVGIVMGSDSDWPVMEAAAQALGEFEIPYEVDVVSAHRMPHEMIAYGENAADRGLKAIIAGAGGAAHLPGMLASVTPLPVIGVPVPLKYLDGMDSLLSIVQMPAGVPVATVSVGGARNAGLLAARILAAHDSALLERMKDFQQELKDQATEKGKRLRAKALGADSFGFGK; translated from the coding sequence ATGACCGCACCAGGCTCCGCACCCGTCGTCGGCATCGTCATGGGATCGGACTCCGACTGGCCCGTGATGGAAGCGGCCGCCCAGGCCCTCGGCGAGTTCGAGATCCCCTACGAGGTCGACGTCGTCTCCGCCCACCGCATGCCGCACGAGATGATCGCGTACGGCGAGAACGCCGCGGACCGCGGCCTCAAGGCGATCATCGCGGGTGCGGGGGGCGCGGCCCACCTGCCCGGCATGCTGGCCTCCGTCACCCCGCTGCCGGTGATCGGCGTCCCGGTCCCGCTGAAGTACCTCGACGGCATGGACAGCCTGCTCTCCATCGTCCAGATGCCGGCCGGCGTCCCCGTCGCCACCGTCTCCGTCGGCGGCGCCCGCAACGCGGGCCTGCTCGCGGCCCGCATCCTCGCCGCCCACGACAGCGCGCTGCTGGAGCGGATGAAGGACTTCCAGCAGGAGCTCAAGGACCAGGCGACGGAGAAGGGCAAGCGGCTGCGCGCCAAGGCCCTGGGCGCGGACTCCTTCGGCTTCGGGAAGTAG
- a CDS encoding 5-(carboxyamino)imidazole ribonucleotide synthase — MTFPVVGMVGGGQLARMTHEAGIPLGLKFKLLSDTPQESAAQVVGEVVVGDYRDLETLRAFARGCDVITFDHEHVPTEHLRALEADGIPVRPGPDALVHAQDKGVMRARLAEIGAPCPRNRIVADPADAAAFADEVGGFPVILKTVRGGYDGKGVWVVRSEADAAEPFRAGVPVLAEEKVDFTRELAANIVRSPHGQAVAYPVVESVQVDGVCDTVIAPAPDLDERLAGEAQQLALRIAAELGVVGHLAVELFETRSDDGTPGILVNELAMRPHNSGHWTQDGAVTSQFANHVRAVLDLPLGDPRPRATWTVMCNVLGGDYPDMYQAYLHCMARDPGLKIHMYGKDVKPGRKVGHVNTYGDDLADVRERARHAADYLRGTITE; from the coding sequence GTGACGTTCCCTGTAGTCGGCATGGTCGGCGGCGGCCAGCTCGCCCGAATGACCCACGAGGCGGGTATCCCCCTCGGCCTGAAATTCAAGCTCCTGAGTGACACCCCCCAGGAATCGGCCGCCCAGGTGGTCGGCGAGGTCGTCGTCGGCGACTACCGCGACCTGGAGACACTGCGGGCCTTCGCGCGCGGCTGCGACGTGATCACCTTCGATCACGAGCATGTGCCGACCGAACACCTGCGGGCCCTGGAGGCGGACGGCATCCCCGTGCGCCCCGGCCCCGACGCCCTGGTGCACGCCCAGGACAAGGGGGTGATGCGCGCCAGGCTCGCGGAGATCGGAGCGCCCTGCCCCCGCAACCGGATCGTGGCGGACCCGGCGGACGCCGCCGCCTTCGCCGACGAGGTGGGCGGCTTCCCCGTCATCCTCAAGACGGTCCGCGGCGGCTACGACGGCAAGGGCGTGTGGGTGGTCCGCTCCGAGGCGGACGCCGCCGAGCCCTTCCGGGCCGGCGTCCCCGTCCTCGCGGAGGAGAAGGTCGACTTCACGCGGGAGCTGGCGGCCAACATCGTCCGCTCGCCGCACGGCCAGGCCGTCGCCTACCCCGTCGTCGAGTCCGTCCAGGTGGACGGGGTCTGCGACACCGTCATCGCCCCGGCGCCCGACCTGGACGAACGCCTCGCGGGCGAGGCCCAGCAGCTCGCCCTGCGGATCGCCGCCGAGCTCGGCGTGGTGGGCCACCTCGCTGTCGAGCTCTTCGAGACGCGCAGCGACGACGGGACCCCCGGGATCCTCGTGAACGAGCTCGCGATGCGCCCGCACAACTCCGGGCACTGGACCCAGGACGGTGCGGTCACCTCGCAGTTCGCCAACCATGTGCGGGCCGTCCTGGACCTCCCGCTCGGCGACCCCCGGCCGCGCGCCACCTGGACGGTCATGTGCAACGTCCTCGGCGGCGACTACCCGGACATGTACCAGGCGTACCTGCACTGCATGGCCCGTGACCCCGGGCTCAAGATCCACATGTACGGCAAGGACGTGAAGCCCGGCCGCAAGGTGGGCCACGTCAACACCTACGGCGACGATCTGGCGGACGTGCGGGAGCGCGCCCGGCACGCGGCCGACTACCTGCGAGGAACGATCACCGAATGA
- a CDS encoding GtrA family protein, which translates to MSERGALRARLDLLAREVAKFGAVGALGLVVNIAVSNLIWRTTDIPVVRAGLMGTVVAILFNYVGFRYWTYRDRDKTGRTRELMLFLLFSAVGAVIETGVLYAATYGFGWNSPVQSNVFKILGIGIATLFRFWSYRTWVFKALPAEEAVLDTERFLEQRRPSDEVAPGPVPH; encoded by the coding sequence ATGAGCGAACGGGGCGCACTGCGGGCCCGGCTTGATCTGCTGGCCCGGGAGGTCGCCAAGTTCGGCGCGGTCGGCGCACTCGGGCTGGTCGTCAACATCGCCGTCTCCAACCTGATCTGGCGCACGACGGACATTCCGGTGGTGCGGGCCGGGCTGATGGGGACGGTCGTGGCCATCCTCTTCAACTACGTCGGCTTCCGCTACTGGACCTACCGGGACCGCGACAAGACCGGCCGGACCCGTGAGCTGATGCTCTTCCTGCTGTTCAGCGCCGTCGGCGCGGTGATCGAGACGGGCGTGCTCTACGCCGCGACGTACGGCTTCGGGTGGAACAGCCCGGTCCAGAGCAACGTCTTCAAGATCCTCGGCATCGGGATCGCCACGTTGTTCCGCTTCTGGTCCTACCGCACCTGGGTGTTCAAGGCGCTGCCCGCCGAGGAGGCCGTGCTCGACACGGAACGATTTCTGGAACAGCGGCGGCCCTCCGACGAGGTAGCACCCGGCCCGGTCCCCCACTGA